One region of Microbacterium rhizosphaerae genomic DNA includes:
- a CDS encoding PQQ-binding-like beta-propeller repeat protein, whose product MSASAAAGTNWTSWGSDLSNSRSSADTTIGVGNASKLAVKWRVPTAGNVSATPAVEDGRLYVPDDAGRLYALDARTGATIWQSTIPGYTGVPGDYSRTTPTIAGNLLILGDQAGKSFSPDGYLLAVDKATGALVWKKKFEGGYPLLTQSPTIVGNTIYVGTASYEELLVRFGFPLDFRGSMNAIDLSTGETLWQTYMAPEGYTGASVWGSSPAVDTKTNTVYIGTGNNYSVPDSVSSCLGSASTDAERAACVPAADMFDAVVALDAGTGAVKWTFRAMPSDAWNVACGIPFPGFEDPVAGCPTNKGPDYDFGQAPMLFKVNGQSFVGAGQKSGTFWALDPATGALKWSTQVGPGGVAGGLQWGSATDGTRVYSANANSVQSPWTLTNGTTVDYGGWVGMAAGTGKVLWQTLNPRQAGAPGPVTVANGVVYACSADAAGHMYAMKASDGSILWDYPSGDICYGGAAISNGVVYWGTGYALGGPDAPGQALYAFSLNGK is encoded by the coding sequence ATGTCGGCATCGGCAGCAGCAGGAACCAACTGGACGAGCTGGGGTTCGGATCTGAGCAACTCCCGCAGCAGCGCCGACACGACGATCGGCGTCGGCAATGCGAGCAAGCTCGCCGTGAAGTGGAGGGTGCCCACCGCGGGCAACGTCAGCGCAACGCCGGCCGTCGAAGACGGTCGACTCTACGTCCCGGACGACGCAGGCAGGCTGTACGCGTTGGACGCGCGCACCGGCGCGACGATCTGGCAGTCGACGATCCCCGGCTATACCGGCGTCCCCGGCGACTACTCGCGCACGACACCGACCATCGCGGGCAACCTCCTGATCCTCGGCGACCAGGCCGGCAAGTCGTTCAGCCCCGACGGATATCTGCTGGCCGTCGACAAGGCGACCGGAGCACTGGTCTGGAAGAAGAAGTTCGAGGGCGGCTACCCGCTCCTCACACAGTCGCCGACGATCGTGGGCAACACGATCTACGTCGGCACCGCCTCCTATGAGGAGCTGCTGGTGCGCTTCGGCTTCCCGCTCGACTTCCGCGGGTCGATGAATGCGATCGACCTGTCGACCGGCGAGACCCTGTGGCAGACGTACATGGCCCCTGAGGGCTACACCGGCGCCTCGGTCTGGGGCAGCAGCCCTGCAGTGGACACGAAGACCAACACCGTCTACATCGGCACCGGAAACAACTACTCGGTGCCGGACTCGGTGTCGAGCTGCCTCGGTTCTGCGTCGACGGATGCCGAGCGCGCTGCGTGCGTCCCCGCTGCGGACATGTTCGACGCGGTCGTGGCACTGGATGCCGGCACGGGCGCGGTGAAGTGGACCTTCCGGGCGATGCCGTCAGACGCGTGGAACGTCGCCTGCGGCATTCCGTTCCCCGGATTCGAGGACCCCGTCGCCGGATGTCCGACCAATAAGGGTCCCGACTACGACTTCGGTCAGGCGCCGATGCTCTTCAAGGTCAACGGTCAGAGCTTCGTCGGAGCGGGGCAGAAGAGCGGCACGTTCTGGGCGCTCGATCCCGCCACCGGCGCTCTGAAGTGGTCGACGCAGGTCGGTCCCGGGGGCGTCGCCGGTGGCCTGCAGTGGGGTTCGGCGACGGATGGCACGCGCGTCTACTCGGCGAACGCGAACAGCGTCCAGAGCCCATGGACGCTCACGAACGGCACGACCGTGGACTACGGCGGCTGGGTCGGAATGGCCGCGGGCACAGGCAAGGTCCTCTGGCAGACGCTGAACCCGCGGCAGGCGGGCGCTCCCGGTCCCGTGACGGTCGCCAACGGTGTCGTGTACGCATGCTCGGCGGATGCGGCAGGCCACATGTATGCGATGAAAGCCAGCGACGGCAGCATTCTGTGGGACTACCCGTCCGGTGACATCTGCTACGGCGGCGCCGCGATCTCCAACGGTGTCGTGTACTGGGGAACCGGCTATGCGCTGGGCGGACCGGATGCCCCCGGACAGGCGCTCTACGCTTTCTCGCTGAACGGCAAGTAG
- a CDS encoding acyltransferase family protein — protein sequence MSTATATIERSERVAPDPGPSAAGSADAPASTDRLAALDGLRGLACLVVLVHHALLTTPIFSAASADPVAARDAANPLELVLTWSPLHIVWEGAGAVWVFFVLSGYVLVRQVREPASFDWVAYYPQRLARLYVPVFAAVALAAVLITIFGNADHGTMASAWMQRRADDVTVKGVLYDGTLLDGAGFTVSPLWSLQWEVWFSLLLPLFVFAVHPHQAARRPIWLALTAPLAAVAIFMLGGAPYLMVFLVGAVLAAAKDPIAAVVDRLTRTRWSAVLLWSACALWVLVMLPARWTLAGIPAVPSSMHVPLSISAAAVVLVMALHCRVATRVLTTRVLLWFGAVSFSLYLVHEPILVALAKIFGDGRLWIALPLGLAIAVAVGAGFWMAVERPATALSRWIGRTVKGRRSAPEPASTR from the coding sequence ATGAGCACCGCGACCGCGACGATCGAGCGCAGCGAACGGGTCGCGCCTGATCCCGGGCCGAGTGCGGCGGGATCGGCCGACGCCCCCGCATCGACCGACAGACTGGCTGCCCTCGACGGCCTGCGCGGTCTCGCCTGCCTCGTGGTGCTGGTCCACCACGCACTCCTGACCACGCCGATCTTCTCCGCGGCATCCGCGGACCCGGTCGCCGCGCGCGACGCTGCGAACCCTCTGGAGCTCGTCCTCACGTGGTCGCCGCTGCACATCGTGTGGGAGGGCGCCGGTGCGGTCTGGGTGTTCTTCGTGCTGAGCGGCTACGTTCTGGTCCGCCAGGTGCGGGAGCCCGCATCCTTCGACTGGGTCGCCTATTACCCGCAGCGTCTTGCGCGCCTGTACGTGCCGGTGTTCGCCGCCGTCGCGCTGGCGGCGGTGCTCATCACGATCTTCGGAAACGCCGATCACGGGACGATGGCGAGCGCATGGATGCAGCGCCGCGCCGACGACGTCACGGTCAAGGGCGTGCTCTACGACGGCACGCTGCTCGACGGTGCCGGATTCACGGTCTCGCCGCTGTGGTCGTTGCAGTGGGAGGTGTGGTTCTCGCTGCTCCTGCCCCTCTTCGTCTTCGCCGTGCATCCCCACCAGGCTGCGCGACGGCCGATCTGGCTGGCTCTGACGGCCCCCCTTGCCGCGGTCGCGATCTTCATGCTGGGCGGAGCGCCGTACCTGATGGTCTTCCTCGTCGGGGCAGTGCTCGCCGCGGCGAAGGACCCCATCGCAGCGGTCGTCGACCGACTCACGCGCACGCGCTGGTCCGCGGTGCTCCTGTGGTCGGCGTGCGCCCTCTGGGTTCTCGTGATGCTGCCCGCGAGATGGACGCTCGCCGGCATCCCGGCCGTGCCGAGCTCGATGCATGTGCCGCTGTCCATCTCCGCCGCGGCTGTCGTGCTGGTGATGGCGCTGCACTGCCGCGTCGCGACCCGGGTCTTGACGACCCGTGTCCTCCTGTGGTTCGGCGCCGTGTCGTTCAGCCTCTACCTGGTGCACGAGCCGATCCTCGTGGCGCTCGCGAAGATCTTCGGCGACGGCCGGCTGTGGATCGCGCTGCCCCTCGGCCTGGCGATCGCGGTCGCGGTGGGTGCGGGGTTCTGGATGGCGGTCGAGCGACCGGCGACCGCGTTGTCGCGCTGGATCGGACGTACCGTCAAGGGCCGCCGCTCCGCCCCGGAGCCGGCTTCCACGCGCTGA
- a CDS encoding glycine cleavage system protein R, with amino-acid sequence MAKLVLTVVGDDRAGLVQSLADVVTAHGGNWETSELAELAGAFAGIVLVSVPDGRVEELTAALDGLDGMMQVVLHAGNATVERSAGRRITFTVLGNDRPGIVKDVTTALTRKGLTIDLFSSRTREAPMTGGTLFEASLAARVPDDVDEAGVVEELERLATEMQVDIAFTDEGPGHPE; translated from the coding sequence ATGGCCAAGCTCGTTCTCACGGTGGTCGGCGACGATCGCGCCGGTCTCGTCCAGTCGCTCGCCGATGTGGTCACCGCGCACGGCGGCAACTGGGAGACGAGCGAGCTCGCCGAGCTCGCCGGAGCCTTCGCGGGCATCGTCCTCGTGTCCGTTCCGGACGGTCGCGTCGAGGAGCTGACGGCGGCCCTGGACGGGCTCGACGGCATGATGCAGGTCGTCCTCCACGCCGGAAACGCGACCGTCGAGCGCTCCGCGGGACGCCGTATCACCTTCACCGTCCTCGGGAACGACCGGCCCGGCATCGTCAAGGACGTCACGACGGCTCTGACCCGGAAGGGCTTGACGATCGACCTCTTCTCGAGCCGCACGCGCGAAGCGCCGATGACCGGCGGCACCCTGTTCGAGGCGTCGCTCGCGGCGCGCGTGCCGGACGACGTGGACGAGGCGGGTGTCGTCGAGGAACTCGAGCGGCTCGCCACGGAGATGCAGGTCGACATCGCGTTCACGGACGAGGGACCCGGGCACCCCGAGTAG
- the thrS gene encoding threonine--tRNA ligase, with protein MSDNAQPSYPIDGFALFPDRSVVAMRVNGELKDLAAVVDETDAVEPVSIESPEGLSILRHSTAHVLAQAVQRLKPQTNLGIGPPITDGFYYDFGTDQPFTPEDLKAIEKEMQRIIREGQRFVRRVVSDDEARAELAHEPFKLELIGLKAGPSTSSGTAGVEGASAEVGAGELTIYDNVDPRTGETVWKDLCRGPHVPSTRVIGNGWALQRIAGAYWRGSEKNPQLQRIYGTAWPTKDELRAYQQRLEEAAKRDHRRLGKELDLFSFPDEIGSGLSVWHPKGGVVRMEMEQHARRRHVEAGYTYVYTPHIAKEDLFLQSNHLVTYREGMFPPIVMDEERDEAGAIVKEGKDYYLKPMNCPMHILIYKERARSYRDLPMRLAENGTVYRNELSGALHGLTRVRGFTQDDSHLFVTPEQLETETSRVLEFVISMLRDFGLDDFELELSMRDDEKAKWIGTDEFWEYSTDALRNVAVASGLKLTEVPGEAAFYGPKIDLKTRDAIGRVWQLSTVQVDPNLPERFELEYTGNDGEKHRPIMIHRALFGSIERFFAILLEHYAGAFPVWLSPVQVVGIPVAEEYADYLGGVLEQLKAVGVRAELDDSADRMQKKIRTHTTQKVPLMLIAGEQDRAAGTVSFRFRDGSQENGVPVEDAIRRILATISAHALVDSAEDLA; from the coding sequence GTGTCTGATAACGCCCAGCCGTCCTATCCGATCGACGGCTTCGCCCTCTTCCCCGATCGCTCCGTCGTCGCCATGCGCGTCAACGGCGAGCTCAAGGACCTCGCCGCGGTCGTCGACGAAACGGATGCCGTCGAGCCCGTGTCGATCGAGAGTCCCGAGGGGCTCAGCATCCTGCGCCACTCGACCGCGCACGTGCTCGCGCAGGCCGTCCAGCGCCTCAAGCCGCAGACGAATCTCGGCATCGGCCCGCCCATCACCGATGGGTTCTACTACGACTTCGGCACTGACCAGCCGTTCACGCCGGAGGACCTCAAAGCCATCGAGAAGGAGATGCAGCGCATCATCCGCGAGGGTCAGCGCTTCGTCCGCCGCGTCGTGAGCGACGACGAGGCGCGGGCAGAGCTCGCGCACGAGCCGTTCAAGCTCGAGCTGATCGGACTGAAGGCCGGCCCCTCGACAAGCTCGGGGACCGCGGGCGTGGAAGGCGCATCCGCGGAGGTCGGAGCCGGCGAGCTCACCATCTACGACAACGTCGACCCGCGCACCGGCGAGACGGTGTGGAAGGACCTCTGCCGGGGTCCGCATGTGCCGTCCACCCGTGTCATCGGCAACGGGTGGGCCCTGCAGCGGATCGCCGGCGCCTACTGGCGCGGAAGCGAGAAGAACCCGCAGCTGCAGCGCATCTACGGCACCGCCTGGCCGACGAAAGACGAGTTGCGGGCCTACCAGCAGCGCCTCGAGGAGGCCGCCAAGCGCGACCACCGCCGCCTCGGCAAGGAGCTCGACCTCTTCTCGTTCCCCGACGAGATCGGCTCGGGCCTGTCCGTGTGGCACCCGAAGGGCGGTGTCGTGCGCATGGAGATGGAGCAGCACGCCCGCCGTCGGCATGTCGAGGCCGGGTACACGTACGTGTACACGCCCCACATCGCCAAAGAGGATCTCTTCCTGCAGTCCAACCACCTCGTCACGTACCGCGAGGGGATGTTCCCGCCCATCGTCATGGACGAGGAGAGGGATGAGGCGGGCGCGATCGTCAAGGAGGGCAAGGACTACTACCTCAAGCCCATGAACTGCCCGATGCACATCCTGATCTACAAGGAGCGTGCGCGCAGCTACCGCGACCTGCCGATGCGACTCGCCGAGAACGGCACCGTGTACCGCAACGAGCTCTCCGGCGCCCTGCACGGCCTCACCCGGGTGCGCGGGTTCACCCAGGACGACTCGCACCTGTTCGTCACCCCCGAGCAGCTCGAGACGGAGACGAGCAGGGTGCTCGAGTTCGTCATCTCGATGCTGCGCGACTTCGGTCTGGACGACTTCGAGCTCGAGCTGTCGATGCGCGACGACGAGAAGGCGAAGTGGATCGGCACCGATGAGTTCTGGGAGTACTCGACCGACGCGCTGCGCAATGTCGCGGTCGCGTCCGGCCTCAAGCTCACCGAGGTTCCGGGTGAGGCGGCGTTCTACGGTCCGAAGATCGATCTGAAGACCCGGGATGCGATCGGCCGGGTGTGGCAGCTGTCGACGGTGCAGGTCGACCCGAACCTGCCCGAGCGCTTCGAGCTCGAATACACCGGCAACGATGGCGAGAAGCACCGGCCGATCATGATCCACCGGGCCCTGTTCGGATCGATCGAGCGGTTCTTCGCGATCCTGCTCGAGCATTACGCGGGCGCGTTCCCGGTGTGGCTCTCGCCGGTCCAGGTCGTCGGCATCCCCGTCGCGGAAGAGTACGCGGACTACCTCGGCGGCGTCCTCGAGCAGCTGAAGGCCGTGGGCGTGCGGGCCGAGCTCGACGACAGCGCAGACCGCATGCAGAAGAAGATCCGCACCCACACCACGCAGAAGGTGCCGCTGATGCTCATCGCGGGGGAGCAGGACCGGGCCGCGGGCACGGTCTCGTTCCGCTTCCGCGACGGGTCGCAGGAGAACGGCGTGCCGGTGGAGGATGCCATCCGTCGCATCCTCGCCACCATCTCCGCGCACGCGCTCGTGGACAGCGCGGAGGACCTGGCGTGA
- a CDS encoding HIT family protein: MWTPHRMVYIQAGPEPHAHDCPFCAAPGRSDEDGLIVARGVHAYALLNLFPYNSGHLLVCPYRHVAMYDQATAEETEEMAVLTQQAMRVLREVSRCDGFNIGINQGAVAGAGVEQHLHQHVVPRWNSDANFFPIIARTKALPQLLGEVRQAVADAWASA, from the coding sequence ATGTGGACCCCGCACCGGATGGTGTACATCCAGGCCGGGCCGGAGCCGCATGCGCACGACTGCCCGTTCTGCGCCGCGCCCGGCAGGTCGGACGAGGACGGGCTCATCGTCGCGCGCGGTGTGCACGCCTACGCGCTGCTGAACCTCTTCCCGTACAACTCCGGGCACCTCCTCGTCTGCCCCTACCGCCACGTCGCGATGTACGACCAGGCGACGGCGGAGGAGACCGAGGAGATGGCCGTCCTCACGCAGCAGGCGATGCGCGTCCTGCGTGAGGTGTCGCGCTGCGACGGCTTCAACATCGGCATCAACCAGGGCGCTGTCGCCGGCGCCGGCGTCGAGCAGCACCTGCATCAGCACGTGGTGCCGCGGTGGAACTCGGACGCCAACTTCTTCCCGATCATCGCGCGTACGAAGGCGCTGCCGCAGCTGCTCGGCGAGGTGCGGCAGGCCGTCGCGGACGCGTGGGCGTCGGCCTGA
- the pdxY gene encoding pyridoxal kinase PdxY, whose amino-acid sequence MKILSIQSAVAYGHVGNSAAVFPLQRIGVEVLPVYTVTFSNHTGYGAWRGPLISPDDVRDVITGIEERGVLPQIDVVLSGYQGGEGIADVILDAVARVKAANPSAVYACDPVMGNAKSGCFVAPAIPDLLRDRVVPAADIVTPNQFELGYLTGTSPYTLEATLESADLVRASGPNTVLVTSVERPDRPADTIEMLAVDDRGAWIVRTPLLPLKANGSGDVTAALFTAHYRSTGDAATALARTASSVFDLLERTHESGERELQLVEAQESYAHPRMQFDVTQVR is encoded by the coding sequence GTGAAGATCCTCTCCATCCAGTCCGCCGTGGCCTACGGGCACGTGGGCAACTCCGCGGCCGTCTTCCCCCTGCAGCGCATCGGAGTGGAGGTGCTGCCGGTCTACACCGTCACCTTCTCGAACCACACGGGCTACGGCGCGTGGCGCGGACCGCTCATCAGCCCGGACGACGTGCGCGACGTCATCACCGGCATCGAGGAGCGCGGCGTGCTGCCGCAGATCGACGTCGTCCTGTCCGGTTACCAGGGCGGCGAGGGCATCGCCGACGTGATCCTCGACGCGGTCGCGCGCGTGAAGGCGGCGAACCCGAGCGCCGTGTACGCATGCGACCCCGTGATGGGCAACGCGAAGTCGGGATGCTTCGTCGCCCCGGCGATCCCGGACCTCCTGCGCGACCGGGTGGTGCCTGCCGCGGACATCGTCACGCCGAACCAGTTCGAGCTCGGCTACCTCACCGGCACGTCGCCGTACACGCTCGAGGCGACGCTGGAAAGCGCCGACCTCGTCCGGGCGAGCGGTCCGAACACCGTGCTGGTCACGAGCGTCGAGCGGCCGGACCGGCCGGCGGACACGATCGAGATGCTCGCCGTCGACGACAGGGGCGCCTGGATCGTCCGCACTCCCCTGCTGCCGCTGAAGGCGAACGGCTCCGGCGACGTCACGGCGGCGCTGTTCACCGCCCATTACCGTTCGACGGGGGATGCGGCGACGGCCCTGGCTCGCACGGCATCCAGCGTCTTCGATCTGCTCGAGCGCACGCACGAGTCCGGCGAGCGCGAGCTCCAGCTCGTCGAAGCGCAGGAGTCCTACGCCCACCCCCGGATGCAGTTCGACGTGACGCAGGTGCGCTGA
- a CDS encoding aminotransferase class I/II-fold pyridoxal phosphate-dependent enzyme has translation MPIDIRGSSASEIADSLRALVERGGLRPGDALPPVRTLAESLGVNRNTVSAAYRQLTIAGLVVTLGRGGTRIAGQAPVAQEGFADTVLRDVGTGNPDPSFIPDPSRALATIAGRPILYGEPVIDPDLERWAQEWMSADLEPASLRLTITSGAADAVERLLAQALTREDAVALEDPCFLASIHTVRMGGYRAVPVPVDEEGMTVDGLRAALAHGVRAIVCTPRAQNPTGASLSAQRAAALREVLGEHPYVLVIEDDHYSMLSRTDYHSLIGPEHRRWALVRSVSKFLGPDMCLAVTASDPETAQRLALRLTPGTTWVSHLLQRLAHALVTDPDARDRVDAAAEHYAARNAAFAELLTAAGIPVRAQDGLNLWVTLPVPARAVSEQLMRRGWLARTGDEFDLVPAGPSHRLRLTVHDLSDDDAGQLAADIAASVRAVA, from the coding sequence ATGCCGATCGACATCCGCGGGAGCTCCGCATCCGAGATCGCCGACAGCCTGCGCGCGCTCGTCGAGCGCGGCGGCCTGCGCCCCGGAGACGCCCTGCCGCCGGTGCGGACCCTCGCCGAGAGCCTCGGAGTGAACCGCAACACGGTCTCCGCCGCCTACCGGCAGCTGACGATCGCCGGGCTGGTCGTCACCCTCGGCCGCGGCGGCACACGCATCGCCGGCCAGGCCCCTGTCGCGCAGGAGGGCTTCGCCGACACGGTCCTGCGCGATGTCGGCACCGGCAACCCCGACCCCTCGTTCATCCCCGACCCGTCCCGGGCTCTCGCGACCATCGCCGGGCGCCCCATCCTCTACGGCGAGCCCGTGATCGATCCGGACCTCGAGCGGTGGGCGCAGGAATGGATGAGCGCCGACCTGGAGCCGGCATCCCTGCGGCTCACGATCACGAGCGGCGCGGCCGACGCCGTCGAGCGCCTGCTCGCGCAGGCCCTGACGCGCGAGGATGCCGTGGCCCTCGAGGATCCCTGCTTCCTCGCCAGCATCCACACGGTGCGCATGGGCGGCTACCGCGCCGTCCCCGTCCCCGTCGACGAGGAGGGGATGACGGTGGACGGGCTGCGTGCGGCGCTCGCCCACGGCGTGCGCGCGATCGTCTGCACGCCGCGAGCGCAGAATCCGACCGGCGCCAGCCTCAGCGCGCAGCGAGCTGCGGCCCTGCGAGAGGTGCTGGGCGAGCACCCGTACGTCCTCGTGATCGAGGACGACCACTACTCGATGCTCTCCCGCACGGACTATCACTCGCTGATCGGCCCCGAGCACCGCCGCTGGGCGCTCGTGCGGTCGGTGTCCAAGTTCCTCGGCCCCGACATGTGCCTGGCCGTGACCGCGTCGGATCCGGAGACCGCCCAGCGGCTCGCCCTGCGTCTCACTCCGGGGACGACCTGGGTCAGCCACCTCCTGCAGCGGCTCGCGCACGCTCTCGTGACGGATCCGGACGCCCGGGACCGGGTGGATGCGGCGGCCGAGCACTACGCGGCGCGCAACGCGGCCTTCGCCGAGCTGCTGACGGCCGCGGGCATCCCGGTCCGTGCGCAGGACGGCCTCAACCTGTGGGTGACTCTCCCGGTCCCGGCGCGCGCGGTGTCGGAGCAGCTCATGCGCCGCGGGTGGCTGGCGCGCACCGGCGACGAGTTCGATCTGGTTCCGGCAGGCCCGTCGCACCGTCTGCGCCTGACCGTGCACGACCTGTCGGACGACGATGCCGGACAGCTGGCGGCGGACATCGCCGCATCCGTCCGCGCCGTCGCCTGA
- the pdxS gene encoding pyridoxal 5'-phosphate synthase lyase subunit PdxS, translated as MTALEFAGTDTGTSRVKRGLAEMLKGGVIMDVVTPDQAKIAEDAGAVAVMALERVPADIRAQGGVSRMSDPDMIDGIIEAVSIPVMAKARIGHFVEAQVLQELGVDYIDESEVLSPADYVNHIDKWGFTVPFVCGATNLGEALRRINEGAAMIRSKGEAGTGDVSEATKHIRKITGEINVLRSMSKDELYVAAKELQAPYDLVAEIAATGKLPVVLFVAGGVATPADAAMMMQMGADGVFVGSGIFKSGDPAKRAAAIVKATTFYDDPKVIADVSRGLGEAMVGINVADLPAPHRLAERGW; from the coding sequence GTGACTGCACTCGAGTTCGCAGGAACCGACACCGGCACGAGCCGCGTCAAGCGCGGCCTCGCCGAGATGCTCAAGGGCGGCGTCATCATGGACGTCGTCACGCCCGACCAGGCGAAGATCGCAGAGGATGCCGGCGCCGTCGCCGTCATGGCCCTCGAGCGAGTCCCGGCCGACATCCGCGCCCAGGGCGGCGTCTCGCGCATGAGCGACCCCGACATGATCGACGGCATCATCGAGGCGGTGTCCATCCCCGTCATGGCGAAGGCCCGCATCGGCCACTTCGTCGAGGCGCAGGTGCTGCAGGAGCTCGGCGTCGACTACATCGACGAGTCCGAGGTGCTCTCGCCCGCCGACTACGTCAACCACATCGACAAGTGGGGCTTCACGGTCCCCTTCGTCTGCGGGGCCACGAACCTCGGAGAGGCGCTGCGCCGCATCAACGAGGGTGCCGCCATGATCCGCTCCAAGGGCGAGGCCGGCACCGGCGACGTCTCGGAGGCCACGAAGCACATCCGCAAGATCACCGGTGAGATCAACGTCCTGCGCTCGATGTCGAAGGACGAGCTCTACGTCGCGGCCAAGGAGCTGCAGGCGCCCTACGACCTCGTGGCCGAGATCGCCGCGACCGGCAAGCTCCCCGTCGTGCTGTTCGTCGCGGGCGGCGTCGCGACCCCCGCGGACGCCGCGATGATGATGCAGATGGGCGCCGACGGCGTGTTCGTCGGCTCGGGCATCTTCAAGTCCGGCGACCCCGCGAAGCGTGCGGCGGCGATCGTGAAGGCCACGACCTTCTACGACGACCCCAAGGTGATCGCGGACGTGTCGCGCGGACTCGGCGAGGCGATGGTCGGCATCAACGTCGCCGACCTCCCCGCCCCGCACCGGCTCGCCGAGCGCGGCTGGTAG
- the pdxT gene encoding pyridoxal 5'-phosphate synthase glutaminase subunit PdxT: MGSRLRVGVLALQGDVREHARVLDGLGAEVTLVRRPDELAMVDGLVLPGGESSVIDKLSRAFGMQHPLREAIAGGMPVYGTCAGLILLADRITDGIDGQETFGGIDVVVRRNAFGSQVDSFETDLDVPAVGEAPVHAVFIRAPLVESAGEGVEQLATLDDGRIVAVRQGSLLGTSFHPEMTGELRFHELFLDMVRAA; this comes from the coding sequence GTGGGGTCTCGACTGCGCGTCGGGGTCCTCGCGCTGCAGGGCGATGTGCGCGAACACGCCCGTGTGCTCGACGGGCTCGGCGCCGAGGTGACCCTCGTGCGCCGTCCCGACGAGCTCGCGATGGTGGACGGGCTCGTCCTGCCGGGCGGGGAGTCCAGCGTCATCGACAAGCTGAGCCGCGCGTTCGGGATGCAGCATCCCCTTCGCGAGGCGATCGCCGGCGGGATGCCCGTGTACGGGACGTGCGCCGGACTGATCCTGCTCGCCGACCGCATCACCGACGGCATCGACGGGCAGGAGACCTTCGGCGGTATCGACGTCGTCGTGCGCCGCAACGCGTTCGGCAGCCAGGTGGACTCGTTCGAGACCGACCTCGACGTCCCGGCGGTCGGCGAGGCACCCGTGCACGCGGTCTTCATCCGCGCGCCGCTCGTGGAGAGCGCCGGCGAGGGCGTGGAGCAGCTCGCGACCCTGGACGACGGCAGGATCGTCGCCGTGCGCCAGGGGTCGCTCCTGGGCACGTCGTTCCACCCCGAGATGACCGGCGAGCTGCGGTTCCATGAGCTCTTCCTCGACATGGTGCGCGCCGCCTGA
- a CDS encoding DUF1697 domain-containing protein, protein MTAWVALLRGVNVNGVTVRSAELADLFRELGFESVRTVLASGNVAFATDVAASARTTLKARIETALRERFGYDAWILLPTLAELAAVVEAFPFDETDAARQPYAIFCVDDATRDEIVEAAASFDEDADPVASGDGVVYWNPRVGTTVDTPLGKLLGRARFKPSTTARNLRTLRKIIG, encoded by the coding sequence GTGACGGCCTGGGTCGCGCTGCTGCGCGGAGTCAACGTCAACGGCGTCACGGTGCGCAGCGCCGAGCTCGCCGACCTGTTCCGCGAGCTCGGCTTCGAGAGCGTGCGCACGGTGCTCGCGAGCGGCAATGTCGCGTTCGCGACGGATGTCGCGGCATCCGCCCGGACCACGCTCAAGGCGCGGATCGAGACGGCACTGCGTGAGCGCTTCGGATACGACGCCTGGATCCTGCTGCCCACGTTGGCGGAGCTCGCCGCGGTCGTCGAGGCGTTCCCCTTCGACGAGACGGATGCCGCCCGCCAGCCGTACGCGATCTTCTGCGTCGACGATGCGACGCGCGACGAGATCGTCGAGGCGGCCGCATCCTTCGACGAGGACGCCGATCCCGTGGCATCCGGAGACGGCGTCGTGTACTGGAATCCCCGTGTCGGGACCACCGTCGACACACCGCTCGGCAAGCTGCTCGGTCGGGCCCGGTTCAAGCCGTCGACCACGGCCCGCAACCTGCGGACGCTTCGCAAGATCATCGGCTGA